In Glandiceps talaboti chromosome 16, keGlaTala1.1, whole genome shotgun sequence, a single window of DNA contains:
- the LOC144447844 gene encoding C4b-binding protein beta chain-like → MPDTLTHGTEVTITCDGGTTLTGGDATRTCMNGDWSGTMPTCEASGGTTGGDCSALTAPTNGSLSSTVVTSGTDVTVSCNEGFTRCGDEKITCTDAKWSGAVATCKTECDDDDKDGGVIPTLSKFLAWNMIVVVLAFLNM, encoded by the exons ATGCCCGACACGCTCACACATGGTACAGAAGTAACAATCACGTGTGATGGGGGTACCACACTGACTGGTGGTGACGCTACGAGAACTTGTATGAATGGAGATTGGAGTGGTACTATGCCAACATGTGAAGCAAGTGGAG GGACCACAGGAGGTGATTGTAGTGCGTTGACTGCACCGACCAATGGATCCCTGTCGTCCACTGTTGTCACAAGTGGTACTGATGTAACCGTGAGCTGTAATGAAGGATTCACCCGATGTGGTGACGAAAAAATAACTTGTACCGACGCCAAATGGAGTGGTGCCGTGGCAACCTGCAAAACCGAAT GCGATGATGACGATAAGGATGGTGGTGTTATTCCAACACTGAGTAAATTTCTGGCCTGGAATATGATTGTAGTTGTACTGGCTTTCCTGAACATGTAA